From the Streptomyces sp. KMM 9044 genome, one window contains:
- a CDS encoding carbohydrate kinase family protein, producing MRIAVTGSIATDHLMTFPGRFADQLVADRLHTVSLSFLVDNLDVRRGGVGANIAFGMGQLGTRPILAGAAGFDFDEYRAWLERHGVDTGSVRISETLHTARFVVTTDADHNQIGSFYTGAMSEARLIELKTVADRVGGLDLVLIGADDPEGMLRHTEECRARSIPFAADFSQQIARMDGEEIRILLDGATYLFSNEYEKGLIESKTGWSDAEILGKVGHRVTTLGSRGVRIERAGEDPIEVGCAREERKADPTGVGDAFRAGFLSGLAWGVSLERAAQVGCMLATLVIETVGTQEYQLSRAHFMERFARAYGDEPATEVKKHLMSTTRD from the coding sequence GTGCGCATCGCAGTCACCGGCTCCATCGCCACCGATCACCTCATGACCTTCCCCGGCCGCTTCGCCGACCAGCTCGTCGCGGACCGGCTGCACACGGTCTCGCTGTCCTTCCTGGTCGACAACCTCGACGTACGCCGGGGCGGCGTGGGCGCGAACATCGCCTTCGGCATGGGGCAGCTCGGCACCCGGCCGATCCTGGCCGGCGCCGCGGGCTTCGACTTCGACGAGTACCGGGCCTGGCTGGAGCGGCACGGCGTCGACACCGGCTCCGTCCGTATCTCCGAGACGCTGCACACCGCCCGCTTCGTGGTCACCACGGACGCCGACCACAACCAGATCGGCTCCTTCTACACGGGTGCGATGAGCGAGGCCCGGCTGATCGAGCTGAAGACCGTCGCCGACCGTGTGGGCGGCCTCGACCTGGTCCTCATCGGTGCCGACGACCCGGAGGGCATGCTCCGGCACACCGAGGAGTGCCGAGCCCGGAGTATTCCGTTCGCCGCCGACTTCTCCCAGCAGATCGCCCGGATGGACGGGGAGGAGATCCGGATACTGCTGGACGGGGCGACCTACCTCTTCTCCAACGAGTACGAGAAGGGGCTCATCGAGAGCAAGACCGGCTGGTCCGACGCCGAGATCCTCGGCAAGGTGGGCCACCGCGTCACCACCCTCGGCTCCCGCGGGGTGCGCATCGAGCGTGCGGGCGAGGACCCCATCGAGGTCGGCTGCGCCCGGGAGGAGCGCAAGGCGGACCCGACCGGGGTGGGCGACGCCTTCCGCGCCGGGTTCCTGTCCGGACTGGCCTGGGGCGTTTCGCTGGAGCGCGCCGCACAGGTCGGCTGCATGCTCGCCACCCTGGTCATCGAGACCGTCGGCACACAGGAGTACCAGCTGAGCCGCGCCCACTTCATGGAGCGCTTCGCCCGGGCCTACGGCGACGAGCCCGCGACCGAGGTGAAGAAGCACCTGATGTCAACGACCCGGGACTGA
- the ctaC gene encoding aa3-type cytochrome oxidase subunit II gives MSPNGSDLPHCLKGVGGTPKLRRPMRRKLLQALTAGLVLATATGCTWEDFPRLGMPTPTTEEAPRILSLWQGSWAAALAIGVLVWGLILWSAFFHRRSRTKVEVPPQTRYNMPIEALYTVVPLIIVSVFFFFTARDESELLKLEAKPDVTVNVVGFQWSWCFNYIENVEGSTGDARTAKELDGVPDRYKEAFPADAGGVNDCGTPSTRNPQTNNPGPTLWLPEGKRVRFVLTSRDVIHSFWVVPFLMKQDVIPGHPNAFEVTPNREGTFLGKCAELCGVDHARMLFNVKVVSPERYEQHLQELAEKGQTGYVPSGIEQTSHEKNREANIL, from the coding sequence GTGAGTCCCAACGGCTCCGACCTCCCCCACTGCCTGAAGGGCGTGGGAGGTACCCCCAAGCTGCGGCGCCCGATGCGGCGGAAGCTGCTGCAGGCACTGACCGCGGGCCTGGTCCTGGCAACCGCCACCGGTTGCACATGGGAGGACTTCCCTCGCCTTGGTATGCCCACCCCCACCACGGAGGAGGCTCCCCGGATCCTCTCCCTCTGGCAGGGGTCCTGGGCCGCCGCGCTCGCCATCGGCGTGCTGGTGTGGGGTCTGATCCTGTGGAGTGCTTTCTTCCACCGGCGCAGCCGCACCAAGGTCGAGGTACCTCCGCAGACCCGGTACAACATGCCCATCGAGGCGCTGTACACCGTGGTTCCGCTCATCATCGTCTCGGTCTTCTTCTTCTTCACGGCCCGTGACGAGTCCGAGCTCCTGAAGCTCGAGGCGAAGCCGGACGTCACCGTGAACGTCGTCGGTTTCCAGTGGAGCTGGTGCTTCAACTACATCGAGAACGTCGAGGGTTCCACCGGCGACGCCAGGACCGCCAAGGAGCTCGACGGGGTCCCGGACCGCTACAAGGAGGCCTTCCCGGCCGACGCCGGCGGTGTCAACGACTGCGGCACCCCCTCCACGCGGAACCCGCAGACCAACAACCCGGGCCCCACCCTGTGGCTGCCCGAGGGCAAGCGGGTCCGCTTCGTCCTGACCTCGCGGGACGTCATCCACTCCTTCTGGGTGGTGCCGTTCCTGATGAAGCAGGACGTCATCCCGGGTCACCCCAACGCCTTCGAGGTGACCCCCAACCGTGAGGGCACCTTCCTCGGCAAGTGCGCCGAGCTCTGCGGCGTGGACCACGCCCGGATGCTGTTCAACGTGAAGGTCGTCTCCCCCGAGCGTTACGAGCAGCACCTCCAGGAACTCGCGGAGAAGGGGCAGACCGGTTACGTGCCCTCCGGCATCGAGCAGACGAGCCACGAGAAGAACCGGGAGGCGAACATCCTGTGA
- a CDS encoding cysteine desulfurase/sulfurtransferase TusA family protein, with protein MSYFDAASAAPLHPVARQALLAALDEGWADPARLYREGRRARLLLDAAREAAAEAVECRPDELVFTPSGTRAVHAGIEGALAGRRRVGRHLIVSAVEHSSVLHAAEVHEARGGSVTEAGVDRTGAVPPDAFAGALRPDTALACLQSANHEVGTVQPVAEVAGACRAAGVPLLVDAAQSLGWGPVAGDWSLLTASAHKWGGPSGVGLLVVRKGTRFAPQGPLDERESGRAAGFENIPAVVAAAASLRAVRAEAAEEAARLRELTERIRVRVPALVPEVEVTGDPQRRLPGIVTFSCLYVDGETVLHELDVAGFSVSSGSSCTSSTLTPSHVLRAMGVLSEGNVRVSLPPGTPAGDVERFLAVLPGVVAGVREKLGAPVTAGGVRGAEQTGEAAGAPLVDAPADGAAAVDALVVDALGRRCPVPVIELARVIGDVPVGGTVRVLADDEAARLDIPAWCEMRGQGYVGEEPADRGSAYVVRRIS; from the coding sequence ATGTCCTACTTCGACGCCGCGTCCGCCGCTCCGCTCCATCCCGTCGCCCGTCAGGCTCTGTTGGCCGCGCTGGACGAGGGGTGGGCCGATCCGGCCCGGCTGTACCGGGAGGGCAGGCGGGCCCGGCTGCTGCTGGACGCGGCGCGCGAGGCGGCGGCAGAGGCGGTGGAATGCCGCCCGGACGAGCTGGTGTTCACGCCGTCCGGCACGCGGGCGGTGCACGCCGGGATCGAGGGGGCGCTGGCCGGGCGCCGGCGCGTGGGGCGCCACCTGATCGTGTCAGCGGTCGAACATTCCTCTGTGCTCCATGCAGCTGAAGTCCACGAGGCGCGGGGCGGTTCGGTCACCGAGGCCGGGGTGGACCGCACGGGTGCCGTGCCCCCGGACGCGTTTGCCGGGGCGCTGCGGCCGGACACCGCGCTGGCCTGTCTCCAGTCGGCCAACCACGAGGTGGGGACGGTGCAGCCGGTGGCCGAGGTGGCCGGGGCGTGCCGGGCGGCGGGTGTGCCGCTGCTGGTGGACGCGGCCCAGTCGCTGGGCTGGGGGCCGGTGGCGGGCGACTGGTCGCTGCTCACGGCGAGCGCCCACAAGTGGGGCGGCCCGTCGGGTGTCGGGCTGCTCGTGGTGCGCAAGGGGACACGGTTCGCTCCCCAGGGGCCGCTGGACGAACGGGAGTCGGGGCGGGCGGCCGGGTTCGAGAACATCCCGGCGGTGGTGGCCGCGGCGGCCTCGCTGCGGGCGGTGCGCGCCGAGGCGGCCGAGGAGGCGGCCCGCCTGCGGGAACTGACGGAGCGGATCCGGGTACGGGTGCCGGCACTGGTGCCGGAGGTGGAGGTGACCGGTGATCCGCAGCGGCGGCTGCCGGGGATCGTCACCTTCTCCTGCCTCTATGTCGACGGGGAGACGGTGCTGCACGAGCTGGACGTCGCCGGCTTCTCCGTGTCGTCGGGTTCGTCGTGCACGAGCAGTACGCTCACCCCGAGCCATGTGCTGAGGGCGATGGGGGTGCTGAGTGAGGGCAACGTCCGCGTCTCGCTGCCGCCGGGGACACCGGCCGGGGACGTCGAGCGGTTCCTGGCGGTCCTGCCGGGGGTGGTGGCGGGGGTGCGGGAGAAGCTGGGGGCGCCGGTGACCGCCGGGGGCGTACGGGGCGCGGAGCAGACCGGCGAGGCGGCCGGCGCCCCGCTCGTGGACGCGCCGGCCGACGGTGCCGCGGCCGTCGACGCCCTGGTCGTGGACGCGCTGGGCCGGCGGTGCCCGGTCCCGGTGATCGAGCTGGCCCGGGTGATCGGCGACGTGCCTGTGGGCGGCACGGTACGCGTCCTCGCGGACGACGAGGCCGCCCGCCTGGACATCCCGGCGTGGTGCGAGATGCGCGGGCAGGGGTACGTGGGTGAGGAACCGGCGGACCGGGGCTCGGCCTACGTAGTCCGCCGGATCTCGTGA
- a CDS encoding zinc ribbon domain-containing protein gives MTSGSTTPPSAGPGARGTGLGLAWGQADGVGGPFRFPDRATVRSRSSPPARSLSARCRRYGFAGLGPPYRIGPRRRHEPVTGPGTRWPPGLVNRRYFSLFLRGTPGAVPNGVLRPRGDSHPRYRCVRPRGARVSLTGKGESGYVDPAYTSRTCAGCGHIDRANRVSQARFACRSCGFVDHADRHGSRNIRAGAWELWRRGARPTAPAPPPAPAGRGWTRTQHPSR, from the coding sequence GTGACCTCGGGGTCCACGACGCCGCCGTCGGCAGGTCCGGGGGCCCGGGGTACTGGCCTCGGTCTTGCGTGGGGGCAGGCCGACGGAGTCGGCGGGCCTTTTCGCTTTCCGGACCGTGCCACGGTTCGCAGCCGGAGCAGTCCCCCTGCTCGTAGCCTGAGCGCCCGGTGCCGCCGGTACGGGTTCGCGGGGCTCGGGCCGCCCTACCGGATCGGCCCACGGCGTCGCCACGAACCGGTCACCGGCCCCGGGACCCGATGGCCACCGGGGCTCGTGAACCGCCGGTACTTCAGCTTGTTCTTGCGAGGAACCCCCGGGGCTGTTCCCAACGGAGTCCTTCGGCCCCGGGGGGACTCACATCCTCGGTACCGCTGCGTCCGACCGCGGGGCGCCCGAGTCTCGCTCACGGGGAAGGGCGAGTCCGGCTACGTCGATCCGGCGTACACCTCCCGTACCTGCGCCGGGTGCGGGCACATCGACAGGGCGAACCGGGTTTCCCAGGCCCGGTTCGCGTGCCGGTCCTGCGGATTCGTTGATCACGCGGACCGGCACGGCTCCCGCAACATCCGGGCCGGAGCGTGGGAGTTGTGGCGACGCGGGGCCCGGCCGACGGCCCCTGCCCCGCCCCCCGCGCCGGCGGGACGGGGCTGGACGCGAACGCAGCACCCCAGCCGGTGA